In the genome of Nymphaea colorata isolate Beijing-Zhang1983 chromosome 9, ASM883128v2, whole genome shotgun sequence, one region contains:
- the LOC116260266 gene encoding protein MIZU-KUSSEI 1-like: MTPPPSPRPSPLQPSKKKQKPVKIIRYFRSIFRSLPILTPSCKFPTNLPGVHSDAISVSNSGTRVTGTLFGFRKARVSLALQDNPRCLPIVVIELPLPTGNLLKEMTSGLVRIALESEKRAAAASEKTKLLDEPVWTVYCNGRKAGYGMKREPAELDMHVMELLQAVSMGGGVLPYDNAENGVNEGDGELTYMRANFDRVTGSKDSEALYMVSPDGQNGPELTIFLVRV; encoded by the coding sequence ATGACGCCGCCACCTTCGCCGCGGCCTTCCCCTCTTCAACCTTccaagaagaagcagaagccAGTTAAGATCATCCGGTACTTCCGGTCCATTTTCCGGTCACTTCCTATACTAACACCCAGCTGTAAGTTCCCTACCAACCTGCCTGGGGTACACTCAGATGCTATATCTGTAAGCAACAGCGGCACCCGTGTTACCGGCACTCTCTTTGGATTCCGGAAAGCTCGAGTGAGCCTAGCACTCCAAGACAATCCTCGATGTTTACCCATAGTAGTAATTGAGCTTCCCCTCCCTACCGGAAACCTTCTCAAGGAAATGACCTCCGGCCTCGTCCGCATTGCTCTAGAGAGCGAGAAGCGTGCGGCAGCAGCATCAGAGAAGACGAAGCTCCTTGATGAGCCTGTGTGGACGGTGTATTGCAATGGCCGTAAAGCAGGGTATGGAATGAAGAGAGAGCCTGCTGAGCTTGACATGCATGTGATGGAGCTGCTTCAGGCAGTGTCGATGGGTGGCGGAGTTTTGCCATACGATAATGCCGAAAATGGAGTCAATGAGGGTGACGGCGAGCTAACCTATATGAGGGCAAACTTTGATCGTGTCACCGGGTCTAAGGACTCTGAAGCACTCTACATGGTTAGTCCGGACGGGCAAAATGGGCCGGAACTGACCATCTTCCTTGTTAGAGTCTGA